The following are from one region of the Penaeus monodon isolate SGIC_2016 chromosome 19, NSTDA_Pmon_1, whole genome shotgun sequence genome:
- the LOC119585514 gene encoding prion-like-(Q/N-rich) domain-bearing protein 25 — translation MSVQLSQEILRNSSILIVPSASPRQFKYFAKDRENTRKEKSPVTPKKMYFRLNSAATSTISSSKCISVTAACALNQLSVTAACILNQLSVTAACTLNQLSVTAACALNQLSVTAACTLNQLSVTAACTLNQLSVTAACTLNQLSVTAACALNQLSVTAACTLNQLSLSVTAACTLNQLSVTAACALNQLSVTAACALNQLSVTAACAFNQLSVTAACTLNQLSVTTACTLNQLSVTAACTLNQLSVTAACTLNQLSVTAACALNQLSVTAACALNQLSVTAACALNQLSVTAACALNQLSVTAACALNQLSVTAACTLNQLSVTAACTLNQLSVTAACTLNQLSVTAACALNQLSVTTACTLNQLSVTAACTLNQLSVTAACTLNQLSVTAACTLNQLSVTAACTLNQLSVTAACALNQLSVTAACALNQLSVTAAYTLNQLSVTAACALNQL, via the exons ATGTCCGTGCAGCTCAGTCAAGAAATTCTGCGAAACTCCAGCATTCTCATCGTGCCTTCAGCTTCCCCCCGCCAGTTCAAATACTTTGCCAAGGATCGTGAAAATACCCGCAAGGAAAAAAG CCCCGTGACCCCTAAAAAGATGTACTTCCGGCTTAACAGCGCCGCAACCAGTACCATTTCATCTTCAAAGTGCATTTCAGTAACCGCAGCTTGTGCTCTTAACCAACTGTCAGTAACCGCAGCTTGTATTCTTAACCAGCTGTCAGTAACCGCAGCTTGTACTCTTAACCAGCTGTCAGTAACCGCAGCTTGTGCTCTTAACCAGCTGTCAGTAACCGCAGCTTGTACTCTTAACCAGCTGTCAGTAACCGCAGCTTGTACTCTAAACCAGCTGTCAGTAACCGCAGCTTGTACTCTTAACCAGCTGTCAGTAACCGCAGCTTGTGCTCTTAACCAGCTGTCAGTAACAGCAGCTTGTACTCTTAACCAGCTGTCA CTGTCAGTAACCGCAGCTTGTACTCTTAACCAGCTGTCAGTAACCGCAGCTTGTGCTCTTAACCAGCTGTCAGTAACCGCAGCTTGTGCTCTTAACCAGCTGTCAGTAACCGCAGCTTGTGCTTTTAACCAGCTGTCAGTAACAGCAGCTTGTACTCTTAACCAGCTGTCAGTAACAACAGCTTGTACTCTTAACCAGCTGTCAGTAACCGCAGCTTGTACTCTTAACCAGCTGTCAGTAACCGCAGCTTGTACTCTTAACCAACTGTCAGTAACCGCAGCTTGTGCTCTTAACCAGCTGTCAGTAACCGCAGCTTGTGCTCTTAACCAGCTGTCAGTAACCGCAGCTTGTGCTCTTAACCAGCTGTCAGTAACCGCAGCTTGTGCTCTTAACCAGCTGTCAGTAACCGCAGCTTGTGCTCTTAACCAGCTGTCAGTAACCGCAGCTTGTACTCTTAACCAGCTGTCAGTAACTGCAGCTTGTACTCTTAACCAGCTGTCAGTAACCGCAGCTTGTACTCTTAACCAGCTGTCAGTAACTGCAGCTTGTGCTCTTAACCAGCTGTCAGTAACCACAGCTTGTACTCTTAACCAGCTGTCAGTAACCGCAGCTTGTACTCTTAACCAGCTGTCAGTAACAGCAGCTTGTACTCTTAACCAGCTGTCAGTAACCGCAGCTTGTACTCTTAACCAGCTGTCAGTAACTGCAGCTTGTACTCTTAACCAGCTGTCAGTAACCGCAGCTTGTGCTCTTAACCAGCTGTCTGTAACCGCAGCTTGTGCTCTTAACCAGCTGTCAGTAACCGCAGCTTATACGCTTAACCAGCTGTCAGTAACCGCAGCTTGTGCTCTTAACCAGCTGTAA